A portion of the Oceanivirga salmonicida genome contains these proteins:
- a CDS encoding two-partner secretion domain-containing protein has protein sequence MLKKVKLLPILMFFFLVTILHADIVVDKDTDAYLKEKNGTKIVNIATPTKKGVSHSKFKDFSVDKNGAVINNKYEDSRSELIKDTVEGNKNLKE, from the coding sequence ATGTTGAAAAAAGTGAAATTATTGCCAATATTAATGTTCTTTTTTTTGGTTACAATTTTACATGCAGATATAGTAGTAGACAAAGATACAGATGCCTATTTAAAAGAAAAAAATGGTACTAAAATAGTAAATATAGCAACACCAACTAAAAAAGGAGTATCACACTCTAAATTTAAAGATTTTTCAGTTGATAAAAATGGGGCAGTAATAAATAATAAATATGAAGATTCTAGAAGTGAATTAATAAAAGATACAGTAGAAGGAAATAAAAATTTAAAGGAAG
- a CDS encoding SMI1/KNR4 family protein has product MTLKEELIKKNIKLLDGLTDEEIEKVELLYNIKFPLPYKKLLKEFQVYYDEKDRIDNNPIIWNDFSENNVMKLIRAIEDANAFRAEWLSLYSGKANWPDFEGMPENIIDAEYFIEEYLLNVAKLISIDYCGNTVITEENEQEIYINKCLLYN; this is encoded by the coding sequence ATGACATTAAAAGAAGAATTAATAAAAAAAAATATTAAGTTATTAGATGGCTTAACTGATGAGGAAATAGAAAAAGTAGAATTATTATATAATATTAAATTTCCACTACCATATAAAAAATTACTAAAAGAATTTCAAGTATATTATGATGAAAAAGATAGAATAGATAATAATCCAATAATATGGAATGATTTTAGTGAAAATAATGTAATGAAATTAATAAGAGCAATAGAAGATGCTAATGCATTTAGAGCAGAATGGTTATCTCTTTATTCTGGTAAAGCCAATTGGCCAGATTTTGAGGGTATGCCAGAAAATATTATAGATGCAGAGTATTTTATAGAAGAATATCTTTTAAATGTAGCAAAACTTATTTCTATTGATTATTGTGGGAATACGGTAATTACAGAAGAAAATGAACAAGAAATATATATAAATAAATGTTTATTATATAACTAA